The following are from one region of the Thermoproteus uzoniensis 768-20 genome:
- a CDS encoding FHA domain-containing protein, whose amino-acid sequence MAAAPNAGPPSPPQWGVSIVDAAGRERLRFLPGEDIYLQVGGAGKISVRIVDLSTGVLVSEKSLEAGEAGKYLLWRTSPLTTPGNYRVYVDHAGTPYVFTLVIGPASRRVFPLPYAVAAAAATVAVASALLLAPPYSAISASGAAAVAAIALYLALRGKPEALPPAPPVYYLYLPAGVRIKVDKPYMVYGRDFFARLGVPSDLLRYISRSHFAISYVGGRYYIEDLGSKNGTFLNGRPIKGLGAQVLNPGDIITVAQILSIKFVTGKFK is encoded by the coding sequence GTGGCCGCCGCACCAAACGCCGGGCCCCCCTCGCCGCCTCAGTGGGGCGTCTCGATAGTGGATGCCGCCGGCAGAGAGCGGCTCCGCTTCCTCCCGGGGGAGGACATCTACCTGCAGGTAGGCGGCGCCGGGAAGATCTCGGTCAGAATAGTGGACCTATCCACGGGCGTGTTGGTATCGGAGAAGTCGCTCGAGGCGGGGGAGGCGGGCAAGTATCTCCTCTGGAGGACCTCGCCTCTGACGACCCCCGGCAACTACAGAGTGTATGTAGACCACGCAGGTACCCCTTACGTCTTCACGCTCGTCATAGGGCCTGCCTCCAGGCGGGTTTTCCCCCTGCCGTACGCCGTCGCGGCCGCCGCCGCGACAGTTGCAGTAGCAAGCGCGTTGTTGTTGGCGCCTCCCTACTCGGCGATTTCTGCGTCGGGCGCGGCCGCCGTAGCCGCAATCGCGCTGTATCTGGCGCTACGCGGCAAGCCGGAGGCCCTGCCGCCTGCTCCTCCGGTCTACTACCTCTACCTCCCGGCCGGCGTGAGGATTAAGGTGGACAAGCCGTATATGGTGTACGGCCGGGACTTCTTCGCGCGGCTCGGCGTCCCCTCTGACTTGTTGAGGTACATAAGCAGGTCGCACTTCGCCATATCTTACGTCGGCGGGCGCTACTACATAGAGGATCTCGGCTCTAAAAACGGCACGTTCCTCAACGGGCGCCCCATAAAGGGCCTCGGCGCCCAAGTCCTCAACCCCGGCGACATAATCACCGTCGCCCAGATCCTCAGCATAAAGTTCGTAACAGGCAAGTTTAAGTAG
- a CDS encoding VWA domain-containing protein has product MVRLGDLEVDLYANNTPDGYLDVEVRLSARGRGPAPETNTAFAILIDKSKSMADFDKLAHAIEAAKGLVESMAPEDIVAVYVFDEKVKALVPPTPVEKARKMLGKIEKIKPGTYTLLYQALLQVIDDLRGIKRGLPLMPRRAVPENIPKRIVVITDGEPWPYYTEERWYEHLGKAAARYGITISAIGIGDDYNEKILYALANSSGGAWYHISQIRDISQVLANELRRAKTVVARRPKIAVEPSGAELVDVRKIGAVVSRLPVSKEVELEDVAAGDVISAVFRFKTTSPDYRVEVSVTTDAGTYRDVVTSDKLTPDRTATLTLSMAQELEKLAEGGVVSVEVLRAVSETPTAPEPLRRKAQRLLEAAPSGEGKEAFWEATVTLTLPVEEQQLEATAEKPAPQTPAPQQAGKCVLTCIETGKSMEVPIPALLGREDLQQIIPPEKVPYISRRVGERAHLAIYRGEDGIYIKDAGSKGGVYVEGKKVAEPLRLAQGAVVNLAGVVNIRIECS; this is encoded by the coding sequence ATGGTCCGTTTAGGAGATTTAGAGGTCGACCTATACGCCAACAATACCCCCGACGGCTATTTAGATGTCGAGGTCAGGCTGAGCGCAAGGGGCCGGGGGCCTGCGCCCGAGACCAACACCGCCTTCGCCATATTGATAGACAAGTCGAAGTCTATGGCCGACTTCGACAAGCTGGCGCACGCCATAGAGGCCGCGAAGGGGCTCGTCGAGAGCATGGCGCCGGAGGACATAGTCGCCGTCTACGTCTTCGACGAGAAGGTCAAGGCCTTGGTCCCGCCAACCCCAGTCGAGAAGGCCAGGAAGATGTTGGGCAAGATAGAGAAGATAAAGCCGGGGACCTACACCCTGCTCTACCAAGCCCTCCTCCAAGTCATAGACGACTTGAGGGGGATCAAGCGGGGCCTCCCGCTCATGCCGAGGAGGGCCGTCCCCGAGAACATCCCCAAGAGGATAGTGGTGATAACCGACGGGGAGCCCTGGCCCTACTACACCGAGGAGAGGTGGTACGAGCACCTCGGCAAGGCCGCGGCGAGGTACGGCATAACCATATCGGCTATAGGCATCGGCGACGACTACAACGAGAAGATACTCTACGCCCTAGCCAACAGCTCGGGCGGCGCCTGGTACCACATATCGCAGATACGCGACATATCGCAAGTGCTTGCCAACGAGCTCAGGAGGGCGAAGACCGTCGTGGCGAGGAGGCCCAAGATAGCGGTGGAGCCTTCGGGGGCCGAGCTCGTCGACGTGAGGAAGATAGGCGCCGTCGTGTCGCGGCTACCGGTATCCAAGGAGGTGGAGCTGGAGGACGTGGCGGCCGGCGACGTGATCAGCGCGGTCTTCAGATTCAAGACCACCTCGCCCGACTACCGCGTCGAGGTCTCAGTCACGACAGACGCCGGCACCTACCGCGACGTGGTGACGAGCGACAAGCTGACCCCCGACAGGACCGCCACGCTGACCCTATCCATGGCCCAAGAGCTGGAGAAGCTGGCGGAAGGCGGCGTCGTGAGCGTGGAGGTGCTTAGGGCCGTCTCGGAGACCCCCACGGCGCCCGAGCCCTTGAGGAGGAAGGCGCAGAGGCTCCTCGAGGCCGCGCCGTCGGGCGAGGGCAAGGAGGCCTTCTGGGAGGCCACAGTGACCCTCACACTGCCCGTCGAGGAGCAACAGCTCGAGGCCACCGCAGAGAAGCCGGCCCCCCAGACGCCCGCCCCGCAACAAGCGGGGAAATGCGTCTTGACCTGTATAGAGACTGGGAAGAGCATGGAGGTGCCGATCCCGGCCCTACTCGGCCGCGAGGACCTCCAACAGATAATACCGCCGGAGAAGGTCCCCTACATATCGCGCCGCGTCGGCGAGAGGGCCCACCTGGCGATCTATAGAGGAGAAGACGGGATATATATCAAAGACGCCGGCAGCAAAGGCGGGGTATACGTCGAGGGCAAAAAGGTGGCGGAGCCCCTGAGGCTGGCGCAAGGCGCCGTGGTGAACCTAGCCGGTGTCGTCAACATAAGAATTGAATGTAGCTGA